Proteins from one Alicyclobacillus vulcanalis genomic window:
- a CDS encoding Gfo/Idh/MocA family protein, translated as MMRVGVMGCGVISEVYMKNLRAFGIPILAVADLDAERAAARAKQFDVLQVLAPEELLGHPEIDIVVNLTVPQAHADIARRALEQGKHVHTEKPLALVADEARALVQLAHARGLRVGSAPDTFLGSHLQTARKVLDDGWIGEPIGATAFMMSHGPERWHPNPDFFYQKGGGPMFDMGPYYLTALVHLLGPIRRVTGTAQTTFAERVVGSPNRFGERIPVEIPTHVQGLLEFERGATGVIVTSFDVWHAELPRIEIYGTEGTLAVPDPNYFGGTVRVRRRGADEWTQVPPLFGFADNFRGLAVADMALAVSHGRPHRASGELALHVVEVMEAIHTSASEGRHVEIESRPVRPEPWPMGYDDTQLALDLRAETERLG; from the coding sequence ATGATGCGTGTGGGTGTGATGGGCTGTGGCGTCATCAGCGAGGTGTACATGAAGAATCTTCGCGCGTTTGGCATTCCCATTTTGGCGGTGGCCGATCTCGACGCCGAGCGCGCGGCGGCGCGCGCAAAGCAGTTTGACGTTTTGCAGGTGCTCGCGCCGGAGGAGCTCCTCGGACACCCCGAGATCGATATCGTGGTCAATCTCACCGTGCCGCAGGCGCACGCCGACATTGCGCGGCGGGCCCTTGAACAAGGCAAGCACGTGCACACGGAGAAACCGCTCGCGCTTGTCGCGGACGAGGCGCGTGCGCTCGTCCAGTTGGCCCATGCGCGCGGGCTGCGCGTGGGGTCGGCGCCGGATACCTTCCTCGGCAGTCACCTGCAGACGGCGCGCAAGGTGCTGGACGACGGCTGGATTGGCGAGCCGATTGGGGCGACGGCCTTCATGATGAGCCACGGCCCCGAGCGCTGGCACCCGAATCCCGACTTTTTCTACCAAAAAGGCGGCGGCCCGATGTTCGACATGGGCCCGTACTACTTGACCGCCCTCGTGCACCTGCTGGGCCCCATCCGCCGGGTGACAGGCACGGCGCAGACCACGTTCGCGGAGCGCGTCGTCGGTTCCCCAAATCGATTCGGAGAGCGCATTCCGGTCGAAATCCCGACCCATGTGCAGGGCCTGCTCGAGTTTGAGCGCGGCGCCACGGGCGTGATCGTCACCTCCTTCGACGTGTGGCACGCGGAGCTGCCGCGCATCGAGATCTATGGGACGGAGGGTACGCTTGCGGTGCCAGATCCGAACTACTTTGGCGGCACTGTGCGCGTGCGCCGCCGCGGCGCGGACGAGTGGACACAGGTGCCGCCGCTCTTTGGCTTTGCGGACAATTTCCGCGGCCTCGCGGTGGCCGATATGGCGCTCGCTGTGTCACACGGCCGGCCGCACCGCGCATCGGGCGAACTCGCGCTGCACGTGGTCGAGGTGATGGAAGCCATTCACACGTCCGCGAGCGAGGGGCGGCACGTCGAGATCGAGTCGCGCCCGGTGCGGCCCGAGCCGTGGCCCATGGGCTACGATGACACGCAGCTTGCGCTCGACCTTCGGGCAGAAACGGAGCGGTTGGGATGA
- a CDS encoding alpha-galactosidase, translating into MPIAYDPDEQVFHLMTPASSYVFRVGDAGLLEHVYWGARVADASDVLRIARASSRLDGRPAFLRSEDVGSMRHEYPSYGTGDHREPAYEVLQPSGSHASQLAYASHRLMPGKPRLASLPAFYVESDFEADTVEVVLVDPVLQLRVVLSYTAYRDLDLICRHARFENAGSSALVLRSALSASVDLDVSEADFIQLSGAWIRERFVERVPLAPGRHEIVSRAGISGHKHNPFFALAAPGATEEAGEVRAFALVYSGNFTGGCEMEPMRQNVRAQIGIHPADFTWRLEPGESFVTPEAALVYSAEGLGGMSRTFHRAIRERLCRGPYRDRVRPVLLNNWEATYFNFREDDLVELAAQARDLGVELFVLDDGWFGARDDDTSSLGDWWPHPGKLPHGLRHLSDRIHALGMQFGIWMEPEMVSPNSELYRAHPDWCLHVADRPRSERRHQLILDLTRPDVRAFVVDAVSRVIEEGAVDYIKWDMNRPMTEVGSAALPPERQREVAHRYVLGLYEVLETLTRRFPHVLFENCASGGGRFDLGMLHYMPQTWTSDNTDAVSRLKIQHGTSLVYPPVTMGAHVSAVPNHQMGRVTPFAFRAGVAMCGNFGFELDIRAWSEEERREARQAVERYKQVRSLVQFGALYRLLSPFAGHEAAWMFVAPDGSEALVAYFSTYPDPMDPPRRLMLRGLRPEVRYLVEELGEIARGDALMRYGLVVAPSVGDGVVRWFHVKQTEEGNRT; encoded by the coding sequence ATGCCCATCGCGTATGACCCGGATGAACAGGTATTCCACTTGATGACGCCGGCATCGAGCTACGTGTTTCGCGTCGGCGACGCAGGTCTCTTGGAACACGTGTACTGGGGCGCTCGCGTGGCGGATGCGTCCGACGTGCTTCGCATCGCGCGGGCTTCCTCGCGCCTCGACGGTCGCCCCGCGTTTCTTCGCAGCGAGGATGTCGGGTCGATGCGGCACGAATACCCGTCGTATGGGACGGGCGACCACCGGGAGCCGGCGTATGAGGTGCTGCAGCCATCCGGCAGCCACGCCTCGCAACTCGCCTATGCGTCGCACCGCCTCATGCCTGGCAAGCCCCGGCTCGCCTCTCTGCCCGCGTTTTACGTCGAATCCGATTTCGAAGCCGACACAGTCGAGGTTGTCCTCGTGGATCCGGTGCTCCAGCTGCGCGTCGTGCTCTCGTACACGGCCTATCGCGATCTCGACCTGATCTGCCGCCACGCGCGTTTTGAAAACGCCGGATCGTCCGCCCTCGTGCTCCGAAGCGCCTTAAGCGCTTCCGTGGATCTCGATGTAAGCGAGGCGGATTTCATCCAGTTGTCGGGCGCGTGGATTCGCGAGCGGTTCGTCGAGCGCGTGCCCCTCGCCCCGGGACGCCACGAGATCGTGAGCCGCGCCGGGATAAGCGGGCACAAGCACAACCCGTTCTTTGCGCTCGCAGCTCCCGGCGCCACCGAGGAGGCGGGCGAGGTGCGCGCGTTTGCCTTGGTCTACAGCGGCAACTTCACGGGCGGGTGCGAGATGGAGCCCATGCGGCAAAATGTGCGCGCGCAGATCGGCATCCATCCGGCCGACTTCACCTGGCGGCTTGAGCCGGGCGAGTCCTTCGTGACGCCCGAGGCCGCGCTGGTGTACTCCGCCGAGGGCCTTGGCGGCATGTCTCGCACCTTCCACCGCGCCATTCGCGAGCGGCTCTGCCGAGGGCCGTATCGCGATCGCGTCCGACCCGTGCTTCTCAACAACTGGGAGGCAACCTATTTCAACTTTCGCGAAGACGACTTGGTCGAGTTGGCCGCGCAGGCTCGCGATCTCGGCGTCGAACTGTTTGTGCTCGACGACGGTTGGTTCGGCGCACGCGACGACGACACCTCGTCGCTCGGCGACTGGTGGCCGCATCCCGGAAAACTTCCGCACGGACTGCGGCACCTTTCGGACCGCATCCATGCGCTTGGCATGCAGTTCGGCATCTGGATGGAGCCGGAGATGGTCTCCCCAAACAGCGAGTTGTATCGCGCGCATCCGGATTGGTGCCTGCACGTCGCGGATCGGCCGAGATCGGAGCGGAGGCATCAGTTGATCCTGGACCTCACGCGTCCTGACGTGCGCGCCTTCGTGGTGGACGCGGTGTCGCGCGTCATTGAGGAAGGGGCGGTCGATTACATCAAGTGGGATATGAATCGGCCCATGACGGAGGTCGGATCCGCCGCGCTACCGCCAGAACGCCAGCGGGAGGTCGCCCATCGCTACGTGCTCGGGCTGTACGAGGTGCTGGAGACCCTCACCCGCCGGTTTCCCCATGTGCTCTTCGAGAACTGCGCGTCAGGCGGGGGCCGGTTCGATCTCGGCATGCTTCACTACATGCCGCAGACGTGGACGAGCGACAACACCGATGCCGTGTCCCGGCTCAAGATTCAGCACGGCACGAGCCTGGTCTACCCGCCCGTCACGATGGGCGCACACGTGTCTGCGGTTCCGAACCATCAGATGGGCAGGGTGACGCCGTTTGCGTTCCGCGCAGGCGTCGCCATGTGTGGCAACTTCGGCTTTGAGCTCGACATTCGGGCGTGGTCCGAGGAGGAGCGCCGCGAGGCGCGCCAAGCGGTGGAGCGTTACAAGCAGGTGCGGTCTCTCGTTCAGTTTGGCGCGTTGTATCGCCTGCTGTCGCCGTTTGCGGGACACGAGGCGGCGTGGATGTTTGTGGCTCCGGACGGCAGCGAGGCGCTCGTCGCGTACTTCTCGACGTATCCCGATCCGATGGACCCGCCCCGGCGCCTGATGCTGAGAGGACTGCGGCCCGAGGTTCGCTATCTCGTCGAAGAGCTTGGCGAGATCGCGCGCGGCGACGCGCTCATGCGGTACGGGTTGGTGGTGGCCCCTTCGGTGGGCGATGGGGTGGTGCGCTGGTTTCATGTGAAGCAGACGGAGGAGGGCAATCGCACATGA
- a CDS encoding sedoheptulokinase → MKALGVDLGTTSVAAVVFDTAAASVVWSMSRPHGASLQVSDPLAAEQDAARIMDIAAGMVDAGLAAHPDVQALGVTGQMHGLIYLDDRLRPLSPLFTWQDGRGGRRVADGELETFAQQLSRLTGCRVAPGFAMATHAYLAAHGLVPRGAASLVTLPDAFAARLASRSRPLLHASLAHSMGGFDLDQAAFSADGLAAAGIDLALIPEVVSDPTVVGAYRGVPVAVALGDHQASFLGAVGAEEGAVLVNIGTGAQVSVCVTGSPALPSEAELRPFVGPRRLASVATLAGGAAYALVASFFDRVVRMYGQEPVRSAYDALDEAIGAWREAGGGPFPRVRPTFFGVRWSEEQGARIEAWTAAGMVPEAFAWGVLRGIAEELHAGYLRLLGDEKPAPSAIAGAGNALRQNRHLLDAVAEVFGCPVSLAPYPEEAAQGAARWAAMAV, encoded by the coding sequence ATGAAGGCGCTCGGTGTCGATCTCGGCACCACCTCCGTGGCCGCGGTGGTCTTCGACACCGCGGCCGCGAGCGTCGTGTGGTCGATGTCCAGGCCGCACGGCGCCTCGCTTCAGGTGAGCGACCCGCTCGCCGCCGAGCAGGATGCCGCGCGCATCATGGACATCGCCGCCGGGATGGTGGACGCGGGGCTCGCCGCGCACCCTGACGTGCAGGCGCTCGGCGTCACAGGCCAGATGCACGGCCTTATTTACCTCGATGACCGGCTTCGGCCGCTGAGCCCGCTCTTCACCTGGCAGGACGGGCGCGGTGGACGCCGCGTGGCCGACGGGGAGCTGGAGACCTTCGCCCAGCAGCTGAGCCGCCTCACCGGCTGCCGCGTCGCGCCCGGGTTCGCCATGGCCACGCACGCCTATCTGGCCGCGCACGGGCTTGTGCCGCGCGGGGCGGCGTCGCTAGTCACGCTGCCGGACGCGTTTGCCGCGCGCCTCGCGTCGCGATCGCGCCCCCTGCTGCACGCGTCCCTCGCGCACAGCATGGGCGGCTTTGATCTCGATCAAGCCGCGTTTTCCGCCGATGGGCTCGCGGCAGCCGGGATCGACCTCGCGCTCATCCCCGAGGTCGTCTCGGATCCGACCGTCGTCGGCGCGTACCGCGGCGTCCCCGTGGCCGTGGCGCTCGGCGATCACCAGGCGAGCTTTCTCGGGGCCGTCGGCGCCGAGGAGGGGGCCGTCCTCGTCAATATCGGCACGGGAGCCCAGGTGTCGGTCTGTGTCACGGGCAGCCCGGCGCTCCCCAGCGAAGCCGAACTGCGGCCGTTTGTCGGCCCGCGCCGGCTCGCTTCCGTCGCCACGTTGGCCGGGGGAGCGGCGTACGCGCTTGTGGCTTCGTTCTTCGATCGCGTCGTCCGCATGTACGGACAGGAGCCGGTTCGCTCGGCGTACGACGCCTTGGATGAGGCCATCGGTGCATGGCGCGAGGCGGGCGGGGGCCCGTTTCCGCGCGTTCGTCCCACGTTTTTCGGGGTGCGCTGGAGCGAGGAGCAGGGCGCGCGGATCGAAGCGTGGACCGCCGCGGGGATGGTCCCCGAGGCCTTTGCGTGGGGCGTGTTGCGCGGCATTGCGGAGGAGCTTCACGCGGGCTATCTTCGCCTGCTTGGGGACGAGAAGCCTGCGCCCAGCGCCATCGCGGGTGCCGGCAACGCGCTGCGCCAGAACCGGCACCTGCTCGACGCGGTGGCGGAGGTGTTTGGCTGTCCGGTGTCGCTCGCGCCGTATCCGGAGGAGGCGGCCCAGGGCGCGGCGCGCTGGGCCGCCATGGCGGTGTGA
- a CDS encoding VOC family protein has translation MEAHSIGTRRVAQIGILVRDIEAASAAWAKLLGCEVPPWHWTEPYDEAQTVYEGEPTPARAKLAFFHLDNVDIELIEPDEHPSTWRAWLDEHGEGVHHIAFEIEGMAARSEALSGAGWRLIQRGEYKGGRYAYFDGAPSVRAVIELLENDRR, from the coding sequence ATGGAAGCGCATTCAATCGGCACGCGGCGCGTCGCGCAAATTGGCATTCTGGTTCGGGACATCGAGGCGGCGAGCGCCGCCTGGGCGAAGCTCCTCGGCTGCGAGGTGCCGCCGTGGCACTGGACCGAACCGTACGATGAAGCGCAGACGGTGTATGAGGGTGAGCCCACACCCGCGCGGGCGAAGCTCGCGTTCTTCCACCTGGACAACGTCGACATCGAGCTCATCGAACCGGACGAACACCCAAGCACATGGCGGGCGTGGCTCGACGAGCACGGCGAAGGTGTGCACCACATCGCGTTCGAGATTGAAGGCATGGCGGCGCGCTCTGAAGCGCTTTCGGGGGCAGGGTGGCGACTCATTCAGCGAGGCGAGTACAAAGGCGGGCGATACGCGTATTTCGACGGGGCCCCCTCCGTGCGGGCCGTGATCGAGCTCTTGGAAAACGACCGACGCTGA
- a CDS encoding NAD-dependent epimerase/dehydratase family protein, producing MRVVVTGGSGLLGPWVIREFVEAGYDVLNVDTRQPAEEWCPTILADLTNLGDCYQVLFGADALVHLAALPRVGIRTDAATFQLNAVSTYNVLEAAGSLGIRKAVITSSESSYGLVFAKHPFAPQYVPVDEDHPQLPQDAYGLSKVVNELTAETLHRRYGMQIVSFRLGNVITPDMYRNFPDFIKKPEVRKNILWSYIDARDAAVAYRLAVEKDGLGCAKLNIAADWTSMDMTNGELLAACYPEVQDVRVDLNGYETLLSNRRAKEVLGWQPIHHWRDEVAKLRG from the coding sequence ATGCGCGTCGTCGTCACAGGTGGGAGTGGGCTTTTAGGCCCCTGGGTGATTCGCGAGTTCGTCGAGGCAGGCTACGACGTGTTGAACGTCGACACTCGTCAGCCCGCAGAGGAATGGTGCCCGACGATTCTCGCCGATTTGACGAACCTCGGAGATTGCTATCAGGTGCTGTTTGGCGCCGATGCCCTCGTGCATCTTGCGGCGCTTCCGCGCGTCGGCATCCGGACGGATGCGGCGACGTTTCAACTCAACGCGGTCTCCACGTACAACGTGCTCGAGGCAGCGGGATCGCTCGGCATCCGCAAGGCGGTCATCACGTCGAGCGAGTCTTCGTATGGACTCGTGTTCGCGAAGCATCCTTTCGCGCCGCAGTACGTGCCCGTGGATGAGGACCATCCGCAGCTTCCCCAGGATGCGTACGGCCTGTCGAAGGTGGTGAACGAGCTGACGGCCGAGACGCTTCACAGGCGGTATGGTATGCAAATTGTCTCGTTTCGGCTCGGAAACGTGATCACGCCCGACATGTACCGCAACTTTCCCGACTTCATCAAAAAGCCGGAGGTGCGCAAGAACATCCTCTGGTCGTACATCGATGCGCGCGACGCGGCGGTGGCCTATCGGCTGGCGGTGGAGAAGGACGGGCTGGGGTGCGCGAAGCTCAACATCGCGGCGGACTGGACGAGTATGGACATGACGAATGGCGAACTGCTCGCGGCGTGCTACCCCGAGGTGCAGGACGTTCGCGTGGATCTCAACGGCTACGAGACGCTCTTGTCGAATCGCCGAGCGAAGGAAGTCTTGGGCTGGCAGCCCATCCACCACTGGCGCGACGAGGTCGCGAAGCTTCGAGGCTGA
- a CDS encoding glycoside hydrolase family 113 — protein MRSIENAFDLDFIRGMTFGFVGEHGTWGNDVARASMTALADGPFNWVTLAFAGLMAHPGDPAIAYGPPVTVSDDEIIGMADFAHRLGLNVCLKPTVNCRDGTWRGEIRFDGERGPDPARWTAWFAAYTDMMVHYARLAQRLGCEMFCVGCEMTTAEPHEDAWRGVIAAVRSEYAGLVTYNCNHGREEHVRFWDAVDLISSSAYYPIDRWQDRVPVLREVAAAHGKPLFFMEVGCPSRRGSGACPWDYRHPGEVDLDEQARFYETLFAAMPDEPWFKGYMLWEWPWRLYPRESASRDRSYCIYGKPAEAVVARAFARPSGA, from the coding sequence ATGCGAAGCATCGAAAACGCATTCGATCTCGACTTCATTCGCGGCATGACCTTTGGCTTTGTCGGTGAGCACGGCACGTGGGGCAACGACGTCGCGCGAGCGTCGATGACGGCTCTCGCCGACGGGCCGTTCAACTGGGTGACGCTCGCGTTTGCCGGGCTGATGGCGCATCCGGGCGATCCCGCCATTGCCTACGGTCCACCGGTGACGGTGAGCGATGACGAGATCATCGGCATGGCGGATTTCGCCCACCGCCTCGGGCTCAACGTCTGCCTCAAGCCGACGGTCAACTGCCGGGACGGGACGTGGCGAGGGGAAATTCGCTTCGACGGGGAGCGCGGTCCAGACCCCGCGCGGTGGACGGCGTGGTTCGCCGCCTACACGGACATGATGGTTCACTACGCCCGGCTGGCCCAACGCCTCGGCTGCGAGATGTTCTGTGTGGGATGTGAGATGACCACGGCCGAGCCCCACGAAGACGCGTGGCGGGGGGTCATCGCAGCCGTGCGCAGCGAATACGCCGGCCTGGTGACGTACAACTGCAACCACGGGCGCGAGGAACACGTGCGCTTTTGGGACGCGGTCGACCTCATCTCGTCGAGCGCCTATTATCCCATCGATCGCTGGCAGGATCGCGTCCCCGTGCTGCGCGAGGTCGCAGCGGCACACGGCAAGCCGCTCTTTTTCATGGAGGTGGGCTGCCCAAGCCGCAGGGGCTCCGGCGCCTGCCCGTGGGACTATCGCCATCCGGGCGAAGTCGATCTCGACGAGCAGGCGCGCTTCTACGAGACCCTGTTCGCCGCCATGCCCGACGAGCCGTGGTTCAAGGGCTACATGCTCTGGGAATGGCCGTGGCGGCTGTATCCGCGCGAGTCGGCGTCTAGGGATAGAAGTTACTGCATTTACGGGAAACCGGCGGAGGCCGTGGTGGCCCGCGCATTCGCCCGTCCGTCGGGCGCGTGA